GCAAAATCAAATAATAGGGAGAAACGGATAGTCTCTGCCAAAGGATGATCTTGCTCTCCTGGAATCAAATAAGAGAAATCCACTCCGAACTTTTGATAACGGAAACCTACACCTAAGGTAAAATACTTTCTTCCTCCTTTTGATTCTGCTTCGTAAAAATATCCTGCTCGTGCGGCAAATAAATCCCTGTACCAATATTCGGTACCCGCAGATATCATAATTTCTGCCATCTCTTCAGAAAAGCCATCAGGTGCATCCGAAAATGAACCAAACATTCCTGAAATCAAATTTCTATCTGGATCTTTACCTCTAACAATAACTCTTTTTCCATTTTGATAGACAGGATTTCCATCAGCATCCAATTCATAAATTGGAGGAGTAGGCACCATTAATTTGTTGAAATCAACTGCGAAAGTCAGCGTGTTCACCGGATCCAATTCCAGTTTCAATGCAGCTCCTAACCTCAGGTTGATAGGAATAAAATCTTTAAAATCATCCGTACTGTAAGTAACCTTTTGACCGATATTCGAAACATGTGCCCCCAATGCCAAATTGGCATTGGTTCTACCTAAATGTAGATCCTTGTTATAGTAGGTACCGACATCCACTGCCACACTGGTTCCTTTTTGACTGATGCCTGACACACTTCCTATAATATTAGACCATATATATCGTGCTGTCACACCTATCCCTAAATTCTCACTTAATTTTCTTGAATAGGTTGCATCCACAGCCCCTTCTCTAGGATTATCAACTCCCAAAAGCCCCCCTGTATCATCTGTCAATTGAATACTACCCAGATCGAAATAGCGCATTGAAACTGCGACTGTTTGTACACGGTCAATTTTATAATATCCTGAAAGATAATATAGCGCCATGTCATTGGTAATGGTTGCCAGCCACGGGGAGTATGAAATAGAAGCACCAAACTTACTATCGATAAAGGCCAGTTTACCATTGTTCCAATGCACGCTGTTAGCATCTGCAGAGGTTGCAACCCCTACATCACCCATGCCTGATGCACGTGAGTCTGGTGCAAAACTAATAAATGGAACAGCTGTTGTTATAACCCGACGTAAACTGTCTTGACCATTTAAAGTGCCAGACTGAGCCATCAGTCCAGAGTTAACAATAAAGAGCAGTGCAAGAAGCCCTAAAATTCCTTTGATCCCTGTAGTATTCATTGTTGTTGAGGATTAATCACTTATAACCAGTTTGCGAGAAATGCTAGTCGAGGCACCATCTATCCGGCTTTGTATAATCAATTTATAAATATAGATTCCTTTTTTGACTTTATTGCCACTAAGATCCTTTCCGTTCCAATGAATATCATCGACTGGGTTTGAGGCATTGTATACTTCAAACTGCTCATGAAGAATTAGTTGGCCCTGTAAATTGGTAATGCTGAGTGATATATCCAAATCTTCACCCGCCCTATCATGCGAAAAACTAAAAGTAGTTATATCCTGCATTGGATTAGGATAATTTATGAACTCTGAAATTTCTAATGACTTGTGATCACTGACCACAAACCGGGCACTTTGTACTACCTCATTACCATGGTTGTCATAAGCTGTCAGCACTAATTCGTGTTCTCCTTTATCCAAAGAGCTAAAAGGGAACATGACCCAACCCTCTTGATAGTCATCAACAGAGCCAAAATAAAAGTCATTCAAATCAAAAGGGTCTGAACCATCTAATGAAGCAGTTATTCCTTGATTATTGAGTTTGGAAACGTTGATACCACTTTCATCTTTGAGTCTAACCAGCAGTAGAGGATTTCTTCCCAAACGATCTCCTTCCTGATAATCTACATCATCGAAATATATAGTTGCCAGTGGGGGACTGTTGTCTGAATCAACGCTAGCCAGTCCGCCTACGATCACTTCGGTAAAAGAACCTGCTGCATCCCAATTCGAAGAATCATTCAAGGCATAGAAATTAATTTTCCCTTTACCATAAGTGAGCTCCATATCTCGAGAAAGAATCACTTCAGTTGAAAACAAACCATTCTCTACACTCGCCTCACCCTGAAACAACAGGATATCTCTTTGTTCATATTCTGATGCCACAGATTCATCACCAAGTGTCTGATAGCTTGCCGGCTCATCATATATACTAATCTTCACTGTTCCTTTAAAACTTGATTCCAATATGCCATCATTTTCGATCTGACCAGAAATCGTGTAAACACCCAACGCAGACAATGTATCCAATTGATCAATTGATTTGTCGTTGATTGAAGTCAATCGAACTTGAGAAGAAGGAAATGCCAAACGCATGCTTGCATCTCCTAACAATGCATAATTTCTGTTTTTTGGGCCGACCAAACTATTGTTCTTCGTTTCCATCATGATATCACCGAGCCTACGATACTGGCCACTTTCTTTTTTGGTGAAAGCTTCATAAAATGAACGATTGATTGTGTAATTGCTAGAGGCGACTACTGCACGCGTAGAGGTCAGTAAGGCAATAGCACCGCCTTGAGGACTCAAAAGCATTTTTTCGCCACCAGAAACCAAAGCAGGGTCATCATACTTACCAAACTGGCAAGTCGCAGTGACAAAAAAGGGCAACTGGTTTCTATTCGTCAATTGATCGATCATCTCTTCGGTCAGCACATCCTCATCGGCCAAAACAAATTCATTGCCATGACCTGTGTAATTCACCAAAAAGCTTCCCTTTTCTAAAGCATCAATCAAAGCCTGAGAAGCCCTGGGAGATGTTTGAAATCCAATTTCTCCCTCCTGCTCAAACTGATCTAAAAAGACTTTGCGAACATTGAACTCCTGGCTCGCCGTATCTACTATGGCTGACAGTCGATCTGCGTCTCTCTGATGGATGTTGAAATCTCCATCGTCAGCAAAGTAGACAACCTTATTTTTCCATGGGCCAAAGGAAAAGCTACTCGTCTCATAGCGAATGACCTTATTTACATAATCCATCGCCTCCTCATAACTGGCAACTGGAATTCTACCCACACCAATATCTAAAGTATGATCCCCCTGACTATTTTCTATCCACTCTCCTTCATCCTCTTCCATGAAACCATAAAAATCTTCTGAAGAATAACTGTAAAGCCTATGAACAGAATTTCTCGCCTCATAGACCGGTACAAAATTTTTATGGTTCCGAGTATATTTTTTGTAATCGTAAGAACAGTCGCCTACCAATGTGACATATTTTAATTGCCCAGTGGAAACGTAATGATGTCGTATGAAATCACGAATGGCTACCACGTCCTGACGGCCTGAAGAAAACTCGTTGTAGATCTGATCTATCGTGACCACTTCGGTTTTTAAGCCATCATGCTGAAGGCGATGCTCCGCCAATCTCTGTGTGGGGTAAAGAAATGATGGATGCGTGATATACAGAACATCAGCTGACGGCATTGCTCTCAAGTTCTGATTTCGGATTCTTTCTTTTGAAATGGGAGATTGAATATGACGATTGTCAAAGGCAATAATATGCTGGCCCTCTTGTACACCAAAAGTCATGCTCTGCTGAGTTGCATTGATCACTTTCTGTTTTGGACGTGTTGGACTGGACACATCCCAGGCCTGTGCAGAGGCTCCTGGCCCTTCGATTTTCAAACCTCCCGTCTCCTCCACATAAACAGAAAGCAATCGATGGTTCAAATTCAAGGCATGCCGGCTTACCAAATTGACATAATCTACATACCCCCTGGCCGTCCCCTCATCAAGAGAAAATTTCACCAACATATTGAAATTGGCCCCCGAATAATTATCTAATTGCAAGGTGTCCGCCTTGACATCAACCCATGTATCATAGGTTTCTCCCGAAACTGCAGTCAATCGCGTTTCACCAAAACTTTGTCCTCCAATTGAAAAAGAAAACTGAGACCCAACAGTCGCCTGAGAAGCTACTGAAACATAAAGCTTCAAGGGACCCGCAATCAACCCTTCTGAATCAAAATTGATATTGACATCAGAATATAATGCACTGACCCGCTCACCGAACCAATCCCTACCGGTTTCTAAAACATTGGTTTCTTCTAACTCATGCACCTGCAGTCTCAAATAACTTTCTTGCCATTGACCTGTAGAGTTTCCTGTCGAGCTAGATTCTAGATTGAGCGCAGGTTCATCTTTGATGGTAATGAAATAAAAAGCCGAATCACTGTAGATATTATTCTGGTAAGCAAAATCCTTGGTATCCGCATCAAAACTAAGACCATATGCAGGCTTCCCATAGAATAAGAAATAATCCTCTTTGTCGAAAACACCGTCTTCAAAGCCCACCCCTTGTCTGGCGTTTTCTATCAAATCCTGCGGCCTTTCGGCGCTATTGGATTGCGATAACATCCCGTTGTAAGCATTGCCATAGATAGCGAGGTTACGAGGATCGATGTCCTTTCTATTGATTCCCAGTTTCTTTAAAACCCCAGCATCTACTTTATAAATCCCCTCTTCTATTATAGCCACCTTATACCAACTGCCACTTGACAATACAGATTGAGCACTTGCAGTAGGGAACCACAAACTAAAAAACAGTAGGACTAAACCTGAATATGTAAGATGCTTTTTCAATAGATGTTTAGAAATGACAAATTTCAGACGCTCAGGCCATTTCATTATTGAGCAGACCCATACTAGTTTGACAGCATATTGGTAAAAATAGAGGCTACAAAATAAAAAAGAATTACGAATGGTAATGCGATGACCTGAAATGTCGCAATGGCTATTAGTGAAATGACCATGACCAGATATCTCGCTTCATTACCTTTCCATCCAAAGTTGGCAAATTTCAATGCCAGCAATTTGACATCCGAAACCAATAGAAAAGACATAAGTATCGAAATCGCGACTAGCACCCAATCTTTACTTAAAAGATCTACAAAAAAGGGTTCTTTAGCCAGAAAGGGCAATGCACATATCAATAGTGCATTGGCTGGGACAGGCAATCCGTAGAAGGTATCACTTTGCCTTTCGTCATTGTTGAATTTGGCCAATCGAAGTGCTGAGAAGATAGCAATCCCCAGGCCCAAATAAGGCATGTAAGAAGAAGAGGAATGAGCCTCTATCATCTTAAACATAACAAAGGCCGGAACCACACCAAACGAAACCAAGTCAGCCAATGAATCTAAATCTTTCCCAATGTTAGAAGTGGCCTTGAGCATGCGAGCTGCAAAACCATCAAAAAAGTCCGCTACACCAGATAAGATCACATAATAGATCGCTTCGTCATATCGACCGTCAAAAATGGCAATCAATGCCACACAACCGAAAAGTAGATTCAGGCAAGTGAGCCCATTAGGAATGAAGTTTCTAATACTCATGACTGTTCTCCGCAGAATGGGTTGGTTGCTTTTTCCTTTCCTATAGTTGTAGAAGGCCCATGACCTGGATAAACCGTCATTTCATCTGAGAAAACAAATAGCTTTTCTTTGATGCTTTTCATCAGAATATCAAAATCTCCTCCTGGTAAATCCGTTCTTCCCACGCTACCATCAAACAATACATCTCCTCCTATACAGATATTTTGCTCCTCGTTGACCAAAACAATGTGGCCTGGAGCATGTCCAGGGGTGAAATACACATCCAGCACCGTATTCCCGAAGCTAATTTTATCCCCCTCATTGATAAAACTGGTTGCAGAAGTAGTTCTATAATCTGTAAATCCATAAGCAGGGGCATACACTTCGACTGATCTCAAAGTCGCCTCATCTTCTGGATGCGTTTGAAGGCCCACGTCATACTTTTTCATCACATAGGCATTGCCCAATACATGATCCACATGACAATGCGTATTAATCAGATGCGTCACCTTCAGACCTTCTGACTCAATAAAATCTGAAAGCTCATTGCGCTCTGTATCTTCATAGCAACCCGGATCTATAATGATGGCTTCTTTGGTCTCATCATAGAGCACATAAGTATTTTCATAAAAAGGATTGAAGACGAAATTGTGTATCTGGATCATAAGAATTAACTATAGTTCTGCAAATTTGACCTAATATTGGTCAAACGCAAAAATCTAGCACATTTGAAAGATTTTCTTATCATCGGTCACGGTCTGGCAGGCGCCATTTTGTCTCACAATTTATTGGAACAGGGGTTTACAGTAGAGGTGCTAGACCAACCCTCAAACAACCATTCTTCATCAGTCGCAGCAGGTCTTTACAATCCTGTGACCGGACGTAAAATGGTCAAAACCTGGGCAGCGGATCATCTCTTCCCATTCTTAGAGCCCTACTATAAAAAACTAGAAGCACAGTTGGGTGCTAGCTTTCTTCGACCGATTGGCATCTACCGTCCTTTCTTCAGCTATGAAGATCAAAATGATTGGGACATGAAGCAGTCCGAAGAAAGTTATAAACCCTTCATATCTAAAATCCATAAGAAGGGAATTGAATCTTACGATCTCCATGATGAATATGGAGGCCTACAGCTGGCCCAATCTGGGTATGTGAAAATTCCAGATCTGCTGGAAGCCAATAAAAAAAGCCTAGTCCAAGAAAACAGCTACCAGGAAGCATACTTTAATCCCGACAAATTAGAAAAAACTAATGCTGGCTTCAATTACATGGGCAATGACTACAAGGCAGTGATCTATTGTAATGGACTCAGGGTGCTGCAAACAGATCATTTTGGCTGGCTACCCATGAAGGGAGTAAAAGGAGAAGTCTTGGAGGCCAAAACAGCACATCAGCCTGAGACCATTTTGAATCGAGGGGTTTTCATTTTGCCTACAGATCATGACACCACTCGCATTGGGTCCAATTACCAAAACCAATTTGAAGACTTGCTCCCCTCCAAAAAAGGGCAACAGGAAATCCTAGACAAATTGCAAAAGTTGAGTAGAGCCAAGTATGAAATCCTTAATACTGTCGCAGGCGTTCGTCCTGCGACAAAAGACCGTCGGCCAATCATTGGAAAACACCCCGAATATGAACATATTTATGTTTTCAATGGGTTTGGATCCAAAGGTGTTTCGCTGATCCCTTATTTCGCTCAGCAATTCACTGCCTTTTTAAAGGAGAACCAACCCCTGTGGGATGAGGTAAACGTATCCCGGTTTTACTCTTCCTATGATAGCCAGTAAATCACCATTTGAATGAGAAAGATTCTTGCACTTGCATGCTTCACAATTTTTGCCACTCAGGTTTTAGGTCAGTACAAACCTCAGACCTTTGGGCAGAACCGTGTGCAGTACAAGGAATTCGATTGGTATTATTATTCCACAGAAGACTATGACATACACTTCTATAGTCAGGGTGAAGAATATGCCGAGCTGGCTTTAGATTATCTGGAAGAGGAATTCGAAAAAATAACCGACCTCATCGGTTACGCTCCCTTTTCCAAAAGTGAAATATTCATCTACAACTCTCACACAGACTATCTGCAAAGTAACATTGGAGTTGGGTCGCCGACTTTTACTGTAGCAGGAGAGACCAAATTCGTAAAGCTTCAGGTAGAGATTGCCTATCCGGGCAACATGCTCGACTTCAAAAAGGAACTGAAATACAAAGTCTCCAAAATGCTACTAGAGGATATGATGTTTGGTGGTAGCCTGACAGAGATGTTCCAAAGCAACTATCTATTAAATCTACCCGAATGGTTTATAGCTGGTGCCATCAACTACATATCCAAAGGATGGGATGTGGAAATGGACGACTATGTGAGGGACTATTTGCAGGAAAAAAAGATTAGAAAATTCTCCAAACTGGAAGGAGAAGAAGCCGCCCTTATAGGGCAGTCTGTCTGGAACTATGTGGCAGTAAAATATGGCCCTAGTAACCTTAGCAACATCCTGAATCTTACTCGAATCATCAGAAATACCGAACATAGTGTCGCTAGTACTTTGGGCATGTCCTTTAGGCAGTTTATGTATGAATGGGCAGAATACTATGGCGTTCCAAACGAAGAACTGAACGATAGCTATATAGCACCAGAGAAAAATGATAAAGTAATAGGAGTTACTGGCAAAGTGACCAAACTAACCGATGTAAAGCTGAGCCCCTCGGGTCAGATGATGGCCTACGTTCAGAACTACAAAGGCAAATACAAAGTCATCATCCGTGACCTGAACAAAGGAAAAGAACAGGTAGCCCTAAAAGGCGGTTACCACTCGATAGATCAGGAAGTGTCCTACAAACTTCCTTTGATAGACTGGATCAGCGACTCACAGCTAGGCGTAGTTCAGACCTGGTATGGGCGAAATTATCTCGTGACCTACGACATCCCTACGCGATCCAAAAGGAGAAAATCGATGACTCGATTCAATCAAATCAATGGGATTGACTTTAATGACAATGGAAAATTAGCCATCATTAGCGCCGATGTAAATGGTCAGACAGATCTGTATTTGATCAGTATGAGGAGAAATGCAGTGAAAAGATTAACTAAAGACAACTGGGACGATCTATATCCTAAATTCATCCCTGGTACAGATGCATTTGTTTTCAGCTCTAACCGAAATACCGATACACTCAATATCACCTCTCCAGACATCAACGAGATGCCAAGCCTTCTCAATCTGTTTGCCTATGATCTAGACACTACTGAAAATGTACTCTACCGTCTAACCAATACCATTAGCAATGAGATTTACCCCGTCCCTTTAAATAAAGATGAGGTGTATTTCTTAAGTGATTTGAAAGGTATAAACAACCTCTACAAGTATGACTTTAGAGATAGCCTTTACCATCAAGTTTCCAATTATAGAACGAGCTTAAAGGAATATGATTTAAACCCAAACACACAGGACCTGACATTTTTGATGCTCAATGATGGTAAAACCAGAATTTATCTAAATGAAGAGTATAATATTGATCAAAGGCTCTTCACTCCACCCACCTTGCGTCATCAAGTACAACAAGTCGAATACATCAGGAAGAAAAGAGAAGAAAGAGTTAGAAAGGAACTAGAAGAAGAAAAAATGAGAGAGGACAGCCTTTCTAACATTCAAAAAGTTGAACCTGACACCAGCAACATTGACCTCAATGAGAAAATTATCGATACGGACAATTATGTATTTGAAGATGAACCATCTCAACAAGAAAAGCCGGAAGAAAACGAACAGCGTTTTTCTTTCCTTTCCATCTATCAGAAAATACAAAAAGAACCTACTGTAACGGGTCCATTGCCTTATGAAACTAGCTTTACGGCTGACAACTTAGTTACCTCAATGGTTTTTGATCAATTGAGAGGATTTGGCTTTTTAGTAGAAACTCAGATGACGGATGCACTCGAAAACCACAAGTTCAATGGTGGTTTTCTGGCCATCATGGATTTCAAAAGTGGCGATTTCTTTGCCCAATACGAATACCTCAAGAACACCATCGACTTAAGAGCAAGATATGATCGAAAAGTCATTCACCACGAGGGATTCAATAATAACAATCAAGCAATTGATCAAGAAATACTTCAGAAGTACAAAATGAATTCCTTTTCGGTAGGAGCAGCTCTCCCGATATCTGTTTCCTCCAGATTTGAGGTAGACGGTTTCATGAGATTCACCAACTATTACAACGTGAATCCGGATGTGCTGGCACAAGACAGTGGCTTACCAGATCCATTTATTACAGATGCCAAGCATACATTTGCTGGAATCAAAGCCGCTTGGGTGTTTGACAATACGCTAGTCAATGGCTTGAACCTATTTGAGGGTATGCGGGGTAAAATTTCTTTTGAGCACAACCAAGCCTTAGATGACAATAGTAGAAGTTTTAGCGATTTTAAGGTAGACTTGAGGCGCTATCAAAAAATCCACCGAGAGCTTATTCTAGCCTCAAGAGTTTACTATGGAGCCTCTTTTGGTAATCGACCCAAAACCTACATGCTAGGTGGACTAGACAATTGGATATTCAACAAAAGTGACAATAGCGAACAAGTAAACTCCCCCCTTTATTTCAGCAACTTTAAAGACAATACAGACATACTCTTCACTGAATTTGTGAACCTCCGAGGCTTCAATTACAACAGGTTCTATGGTGAAAATGTACTCGCCTGCAATGTCGAGCTTCGATTTCCAATCGTAAAATACTTTACGAGAGGAACCATTAAATCTAATTTCCTCAGAAACCTTCAGTTCATAGGGTTCTACGATATAGGTTCGGCCTGGACGGGCGTTTCTCCATTCAATGAAGAAAACACCGTCGACACCAAAATCGTTAAGAGAGAAGGTTCTCCATTTGAAGCTATTATAAAAACAAGTAGAAACCCCTGGTTACAGAGCTATGGAGCTGGCGTGAGAACGGTACTAATGGGGTATTACTTGAGATTTGATATGGCCAAACCAATCGAGGATTATGCGATTGGCGACATGAGATTCTACCTGTCTTTAGGATACGATTTCTGATAATCACAATTAATTGTTGCAAGAATCAATTAAATGGCAATAATTCATGATTTTTGCACATGACAAAATCGATGACAGGTTATGGAAATGCCAATTTCGAAAACGATGAATTGGCCATCCAGGTAGAAATCAAAACCCTGAACTCTAAATTTCTTGATATCAATACGAAGGTTCCCAAAGAAATTTCAGCCATTGAAAATGACCTCCGAAAAATCATCTCGGATCGCTTACTAAGAGGAAAGGTCAACTTTAACGTAGAATTGCATGTTAAATCTGGAACCAATCAAGCCCTAAGAATCAATAGGGAACTGTTCGAGCATTACAAAAAGGAAATTCTATCCGCTACCGAAGGAATGCAACTCAGTGATGCAGACATACTGAATAGCATTTTGAAATCCAGCGACATTTACGAACAACCTCAGAATAAAAAAGATCTGATCGACAAAGACACTATGGAGTCTTTGGTCAATCAAGCGCTTGACAAGTGTGATGCATTTCGCCAGCAGGAGGGAGCCTCTGTAGACAAAGCCATGAGGAGTTTCGCTACAAATATCCAAAATAGCCTTGAGCAAATTAAAGCCAAGGACCCTGAACGCATCGAACAACTCAAAATCCGAATCAATGAAAGCCTAAAAGAGCTGAGCTCGAGTGAAATGGCTGATCCTAATCGATTCGAGCAAGAACTGATTTACTATATCGAAAAATTAGATATCTCCGAAGAGATCGTTCGATTAGAGAA
This is a stretch of genomic DNA from Reichenbachiella ulvae. It encodes these proteins:
- a CDS encoding NAD(P)/FAD-dependent oxidoreductase, whose translation is MKDFLIIGHGLAGAILSHNLLEQGFTVEVLDQPSNNHSSSVAAGLYNPVTGRKMVKTWAADHLFPFLEPYYKKLEAQLGASFLRPIGIYRPFFSYEDQNDWDMKQSEESYKPFISKIHKKGIESYDLHDEYGGLQLAQSGYVKIPDLLEANKKSLVQENSYQEAYFNPDKLEKTNAGFNYMGNDYKAVIYCNGLRVLQTDHFGWLPMKGVKGEVLEAKTAHQPETILNRGVFILPTDHDTTRIGSNYQNQFEDLLPSKKGQQEILDKLQKLSRAKYEILNTVAGVRPATKDRRPIIGKHPEYEHIYVFNGFGSKGVSLIPYFAQQFTAFLKENQPLWDEVNVSRFYSSYDSQ
- a CDS encoding YicC/YloC family endoribonuclease, producing the protein MTKSMTGYGNANFENDELAIQVEIKTLNSKFLDINTKVPKEISAIENDLRKIISDRLLRGKVNFNVELHVKSGTNQALRINRELFEHYKKEILSATEGMQLSDADILNSILKSSDIYEQPQNKKDLIDKDTMESLVNQALDKCDAFRQQEGASVDKAMRSFATNIQNSLEQIKAKDPERIEQLKIRINESLKELSSSEMADPNRFEQELIYYIEKLDISEEIVRLENHLQFFNTTLEESESQGKKLGFISQEMGREINTIGSKANNSDIQKLVVEMKDELEKIKEQVLNII
- a CDS encoding MBL fold metallo-hydrolase; this encodes MIQIHNFVFNPFYENTYVLYDETKEAIIIDPGCYEDTERNELSDFIESEGLKVTHLINTHCHVDHVLGNAYVMKKYDVGLQTHPEDEATLRSVEVYAPAYGFTDYRTTSATSFINEGDKISFGNTVLDVYFTPGHAPGHIVLVNEEQNICIGGDVLFDGSVGRTDLPGGDFDILMKSIKEKLFVFSDEMTVYPGHGPSTTIGKEKATNPFCGEQS
- the porV gene encoding type IX secretion system outer membrane channel protein PorV; the encoded protein is MNTTGIKGILGLLALLFIVNSGLMAQSGTLNGQDSLRRVITTAVPFISFAPDSRASGMGDVGVATSADANSVHWNNGKLAFIDSKFGASISYSPWLATITNDMALYYLSGYYKIDRVQTVAVSMRYFDLGSIQLTDDTGGLLGVDNPREGAVDATYSRKLSENLGIGVTARYIWSNIIGSVSGISQKGTSVAVDVGTYYNKDLHLGRTNANLALGAHVSNIGQKVTYSTDDFKDFIPINLRLGAALKLELDPVNTLTFAVDFNKLMVPTPPIYELDADGNPVYQNGKRVIVRGKDPDRNLISGMFGSFSDAPDGFSEEMAEIMISAGTEYWYRDLFAARAGYFYEAESKGGRKYFTLGVGFRYQKFGVDFSYLIPGEQDHPLAETIRFSLLFDFAKGDTGEDLN
- a CDS encoding translocation protein TolB, with amino-acid sequence MRKILALACFTIFATQVLGQYKPQTFGQNRVQYKEFDWYYYSTEDYDIHFYSQGEEYAELALDYLEEEFEKITDLIGYAPFSKSEIFIYNSHTDYLQSNIGVGSPTFTVAGETKFVKLQVEIAYPGNMLDFKKELKYKVSKMLLEDMMFGGSLTEMFQSNYLLNLPEWFIAGAINYISKGWDVEMDDYVRDYLQEKKIRKFSKLEGEEAALIGQSVWNYVAVKYGPSNLSNILNLTRIIRNTEHSVASTLGMSFRQFMYEWAEYYGVPNEELNDSYIAPEKNDKVIGVTGKVTKLTDVKLSPSGQMMAYVQNYKGKYKVIIRDLNKGKEQVALKGGYHSIDQEVSYKLPLIDWISDSQLGVVQTWYGRNYLVTYDIPTRSKRRKSMTRFNQINGIDFNDNGKLAIISADVNGQTDLYLISMRRNAVKRLTKDNWDDLYPKFIPGTDAFVFSSNRNTDTLNITSPDINEMPSLLNLFAYDLDTTENVLYRLTNTISNEIYPVPLNKDEVYFLSDLKGINNLYKYDFRDSLYHQVSNYRTSLKEYDLNPNTQDLTFLMLNDGKTRIYLNEEYNIDQRLFTPPTLRHQVQQVEYIRKKREERVRKELEEEKMREDSLSNIQKVEPDTSNIDLNEKIIDTDNYVFEDEPSQQEKPEENEQRFSFLSIYQKIQKEPTVTGPLPYETSFTADNLVTSMVFDQLRGFGFLVETQMTDALENHKFNGGFLAIMDFKSGDFFAQYEYLKNTIDLRARYDRKVIHHEGFNNNNQAIDQEILQKYKMNSFSVGAALPISVSSRFEVDGFMRFTNYYNVNPDVLAQDSGLPDPFITDAKHTFAGIKAAWVFDNTLVNGLNLFEGMRGKISFEHNQALDDNSRSFSDFKVDLRRYQKIHRELILASRVYYGASFGNRPKTYMLGGLDNWIFNKSDNSEQVNSPLYFSNFKDNTDILFTEFVNLRGFNYNRFYGENVLACNVELRFPIVKYFTRGTIKSNFLRNLQFIGFYDIGSAWTGVSPFNEENTVDTKIVKREGSPFEAIIKTSRNPWLQSYGAGVRTVLMGYYLRFDMAKPIEDYAIGDMRFYLSLGYDF
- the porU gene encoding type IX secretion system sortase PorU, with protein sequence MKKHLTYSGLVLLFFSLWFPTASAQSVLSSGSWYKVAIIEEGIYKVDAGVLKKLGINRKDIDPRNLAIYGNAYNGMLSQSNSAERPQDLIENARQGVGFEDGVFDKEDYFLFYGKPAYGLSFDADTKDFAYQNNIYSDSAFYFITIKDEPALNLESSSTGNSTGQWQESYLRLQVHELEETNVLETGRDWFGERVSALYSDVNINFDSEGLIAGPLKLYVSVASQATVGSQFSFSIGGQSFGETRLTAVSGETYDTWVDVKADTLQLDNYSGANFNMLVKFSLDEGTARGYVDYVNLVSRHALNLNHRLLSVYVEETGGLKIEGPGASAQAWDVSSPTRPKQKVINATQQSMTFGVQEGQHIIAFDNRHIQSPISKERIRNQNLRAMPSADVLYITHPSFLYPTQRLAEHRLQHDGLKTEVVTIDQIYNEFSSGRQDVVAIRDFIRHHYVSTGQLKYVTLVGDCSYDYKKYTRNHKNFVPVYEARNSVHRLYSYSSEDFYGFMEEDEGEWIENSQGDHTLDIGVGRIPVASYEEAMDYVNKVIRYETSSFSFGPWKNKVVYFADDGDFNIHQRDADRLSAIVDTASQEFNVRKVFLDQFEQEGEIGFQTSPRASQALIDALEKGSFLVNYTGHGNEFVLADEDVLTEEMIDQLTNRNQLPFFVTATCQFGKYDDPALVSGGEKMLLSPQGGAIALLTSTRAVVASSNYTINRSFYEAFTKKESGQYRRLGDIMMETKNNSLVGPKNRNYALLGDASMRLAFPSSQVRLTSINDKSIDQLDTLSALGVYTISGQIENDGILESSFKGTVKISIYDEPASYQTLGDESVASEYEQRDILLFQGEASVENGLFSTEVILSRDMELTYGKGKINFYALNDSSNWDAAGSFTEVIVGGLASVDSDNSPPLATIYFDDVDYQEGDRLGRNPLLLVRLKDESGINVSKLNNQGITASLDGSDPFDLNDFYFGSVDDYQEGWVMFPFSSLDKGEHELVLTAYDNHGNEVVQSARFVVSDHKSLEISEFINYPNPMQDITTFSFSHDRAGEDLDISLSITNLQGQLILHEQFEVYNASNPVDDIHWNGKDLSGNKVKKGIYIYKLIIQSRIDGASTSISRKLVISD
- the pssA gene encoding CDP-diacylglycerol--serine O-phosphatidyltransferase, which produces MSIRNFIPNGLTCLNLLFGCVALIAIFDGRYDEAIYYVILSGVADFFDGFAARMLKATSNIGKDLDSLADLVSFGVVPAFVMFKMIEAHSSSSYMPYLGLGIAIFSALRLAKFNNDERQSDTFYGLPVPANALLICALPFLAKEPFFVDLLSKDWVLVAISILMSFLLVSDVKLLALKFANFGWKGNEARYLVMVISLIAIATFQVIALPFVILFYFVASIFTNMLSN